The Theobroma cacao cultivar B97-61/B2 chromosome 1, Criollo_cocoa_genome_V2, whole genome shotgun sequence genome contains the following window.
CTCCTTACCTAGACCCAAACCACCTCAATCCCTTCTCTCAAGCCTCCTCTCGCCTCCCAGAAGACACCGTATTTTACTCCATCTACCCAGACAATTCCCTTTCCCAAGACTCCCTTCAATCCCTCCACCTCCAAATCCTCAACTCCATTTCCCCTTTCACTTCCTCGTACGTTTGGCAGCATGAACCCTTCACTCTCACCATTTCCTTCCACCCTTTCCCTCACCTCCACGGCCACGTCCGTTACGGTGACAACCTAAACGACGAATGGTTCACCGTTTTCCTCCTCTTCCAAATTTCCCTCTCTTTCCCTTCCCTTTCCATCCATGTCCACGACTCCGACGGCGAGTTCCTCTTAATCGAATCCGCTTTCCACCTCCCCCGTTGGCTTAACCCCGAAAACTCTCAAAACCGCGCGTTTATCCGACGCGGCAAATTCCATATCATCCCCAAACGCTCCCTCCCTAATCCAACCCTGACCGAATCCCTGAACTTTCTAATAGAAAATGAACAACTTGCTCGGGCGCCAGATTCCGTTCAATCCGTCATTCGTAATTGCATCGAGGATTACCCGGAGAAAGCGAAATTGAACAGTCATACGGTCCGGGTTCGGGTTCCGGTATCGGTTGCGCACGTGTTGAGACACGCGCCGTCGTTGATTTCTGTAGCGGTCGAAGGGTTTTACGACCGGGATATTGATTCAATGAAACACGCGGCGAAGATGGAACGGTTTTTAAAGGGAGGGAAAGAAGTAGAGATGGTTACCGTGGCAGTTGAGATGTCGAGGGCAATGTACGCGCAGTTAATGCAGCAAAACTTTCACGCGCCGAAGTGTTATCCGATGCCGAATAAGGGTGACGTGGAGGCGGAGCTGGGGATGAAGATAGCGTGTGGGTTTGAAATGATGTatgaagaaaagaggaaagaaggGGAAGAAGGGAAAGGGAGTGGCTGGAAAAAGTATAAGGAGAGTTTGGAGAAGAGTGGGTATTTTAAAGGGTTAATTCCTGGGTCTACAGAGTATAAGAGGTTGATGGAGAATGCTGAGGAGTATTATCGGAATAGTTCTTTGTTTTCTAAGACCAGGTATTTCTCTAGTTTCTTACCTGAATGTTTTATTAGCtctttaatttaagttttgcTTGATTGTTACTTGTCACTGTTTAGGTTTAGTTTGGTTGTTAATTTATTAGTATTTCCAAAGGCTAAAAGTTAAAATCTAATATTGATATAAAAGCaaatattaacaatttaaaaaaaaagggaaaataaagatttgtttttctttaataacAAAATGCATGATATTACTTTTATATGAAAAGATTATGTTAGAATTTATGTTGCATTTCAGTCAGTTGTTCATTTTTAATCACTTTCTatgttctcttttctttttacttttaatttttgcttTATAGGAGTAACTTTTTAGCTCAGTTGGGAGGATGGGTTTTTAAAAATCAGTTGTTCGGATGTTTTTGATGGCTTAAGAGAACCTTTGCTTAGCAAACTTGGATAGCACTCTCTTGGATATCCTGCTTGTCTTGTGGAGACAGTGTAGTTGTATGTGGAAAAAAAACCCATGTCTacttaaatatattaatattatagaGACATTTAAACAATTTATGAACATGGTCTGGATAAATACGTATTTGCATTTGTTGGGAGGTCAGAGTTAGCATTTTCTCTCAAAAGCCTCATTTTTCTTATCGCTGTTATAGTTGTATGACTGAGAATGTGGTGATTGTTGCAGTGAAATGTTGAATGCTCCTGTGAGACAAATAGATGAGATTCTTTCTTTAACCTATTCAGCTGATGATTTCAAGAATCATGACATTCCACCTTCGGATGACGATTCTTGGCTTTACAGTGGAGAGGATGAGTTGAACTCTGTTCTCCAGGATAGACAAAAGGAGATGGAACTTTACGAGGTTAATcgtaaaa
Protein-coding sequences here:
- the LOC18611456 gene encoding protein ecdysoneless homolog produces the protein METPPPPYLDPNHLNPFSQASSRLPEDTVFYSIYPDNSLSQDSLQSLHLQILNSISPFTSSYVWQHEPFTLTISFHPFPHLHGHVRYGDNLNDEWFTVFLLFQISLSFPSLSIHVHDSDGEFLLIESAFHLPRWLNPENSQNRAFIRRGKFHIIPKRSLPNPTLTESLNFLIENEQLARAPDSVQSVIRNCIEDYPEKAKLNSHTVRVRVPVSVAHVLRHAPSLISVAVEGFYDRDIDSMKHAAKMERFLKGGKEVEMVTVAVEMSRAMYAQLMQQNFHAPKCYPMPNKGDVEAELGMKIACGFEMMYEEKRKEGEEGKGSGWKKYKESLEKSGYFKGLIPGSTEYKRLMENAEEYYRNSSLFSKTSEMLNAPVRQIDEILSLTYSADDFKNHDIPPSDDDSWLYSGEDELNSVLQDRQKEMELYEVNRKKKKKSKEHQDTGPSSSSKAEGFDLSDIVKTMQGFIHKMSSYEGAEVPEDRDPKEVELDVERFIKDMESVIKNQGGEDVASDVDDDEGSSDMDFDESEDGSDLSDHNADGEDSFMHSYSDAMNYELKNSTLKKSFIHANEQSSLKNEGTSNATEDMDEEFTPVDVDVNLVKNLLDSFSCQQGLPGPTSNLLGLMGVQLPKDDSKGE